TGGATGCCCGCCGCCTGCAGCATCGGACGCGACATCGCGAGATTCAGGCGGGTCGAAGTCGATGCCGGCTCCAGCAGCAGCGGCCCGGCGTAGCCCTGGGCCCGCGCATGCCGCTGCATCACCTCGGCCTCGATGCGGCCGTCCTCCTTGTCGACGCCACCCGACAGCACAAGCTGCTTCGCAAGGCCCGCATCGGCCAGCGCAATGGCGGTGTCGACCCGGCCCGTCAGGCAGGGATTGGGCTTGCCATCGAGAAATGCGCGGTTGCCCAGGACCAGCGCGGCGTCGGCCGGCCGTTGCGGGGGATTGGCAAGCGCCTCGACCGCGCGCCGCCAGATGACCGCGGCGATAGCGAGGTAGGCCAGCAGCGCGGCCAGCAGCACCGTCCACAGCACGGGCCGGGCGGCGGCCCGCCAGGACCGGCGCTGCCCGCTCAAGGCCGCAGCCGCGACAGCGCGCCCGAAGCCAGTTCGGCGATGCGTTCGAGAAAGTCGGTGCCCATTTCGGCGTTGAAGCGCTGCGCGTCCGGCGAGGCCAGCACCAAGAGGCCGAAGGCCGGCGACTCGGCATCGGGCCGCAGCGGGATCAGCGCGATCGACATCGCACCGGCCGGCTCGGGCAGCCAGTTGGCCGCCTCGAAGCCCGAATTGAGCCCGCAGTAGGGCGAGGTCAGCGAGGTGGCCAGCGCCTTCACGTCGTCGCTCACCCACTGCGCATAGGCCTCGTTGAGGTAGTCGGCGCCGCAGTCCCACACCTTGATGGCGGTCTGCGGCACCAGGAACAGCGACTGCAGGTCGACCGCGATGCGGTACGGCAGGCTGCGCGGATCGC
This genomic window from Variovorax paradoxus contains:
- a CDS encoding YdcF family protein, whose translation is MSGQRRSWRAAARPVLWTVLLAALLAYLAIAAVIWRRAVEALANPPQRPADAALVLGNRAFLDGKPNPCLTGRVDTAIALADAGLAKQLVLSGGVDKEDGRIEAEVMQRHARAQGYAGPLLLEPASTSTRLNLAMSRPMLQAAGIHGVIVVSEPYHLWRVERLVRASGFDKDFDVQYAAASTRCWRRWGMVFKGALREPLAVVNNAFNGYLH
- a CDS encoding DUF484 family protein → MTNFRNNKDDAMNPITEDDIANYLANTPDFFERHAQLLAQVQLTSPHGNRAVSLQERQAEMLREKIKALEHRLMDMVRHGTENVVIADRLQRWTSGLLTTRDPRSLPYRIAVDLQSLFLVPQTAIKVWDCGADYLNEAYAQWVSDDVKALATSLTSPYCGLNSGFEAANWLPEPAGAMSIALIPLRPDAESPAFGLLVLASPDAQRFNAEMGTDFLERIAELASGALSRLRP